The following coding sequences are from one Gemmatimonadota bacterium window:
- a CDS encoding DUF4386 domain-containing protein translates to MSRTSTRSAGLIYLVVVVTGLFTLGIVPSRLLVDGDPTRTVQNLVANEYLWRLGIVSGYVCYTAFLLLPLELYRVLHHVSPRAAVAMVALAAVSAPIAFLNQVHLLDILTLIGNASLTPEVMAAGVSAELSTYQNGQLMAQIFWGLWLLPFGYLVYRSGFLPKALGVVLMVGGVGYVTHFVATMLLPGYPEMAIVRWIRKPAGLGEMGAALWMAVRGAGRTRAA, encoded by the coding sequence ATGAGCCGCACCTCGACGCGCAGTGCCGGGCTGATCTATCTTGTGGTTGTTGTGACCGGGTTGTTCACCCTCGGCATCGTCCCCTCGCGGCTCCTCGTCGACGGTGACCCGACGCGCACGGTGCAGAATCTGGTGGCGAACGAATACCTCTGGCGGCTGGGGATCGTCTCCGGCTACGTCTGTTACACCGCGTTCCTGCTGCTCCCGCTGGAGCTCTACCGCGTGCTGCACCACGTGAGTCCACGAGCCGCGGTCGCGATGGTGGCACTGGCGGCGGTCAGCGCACCGATTGCGTTCCTGAACCAGGTGCACCTGCTGGACATTCTCACGTTGATCGGCAATGCGTCGCTCACCCCCGAGGTGATGGCGGCAGGGGTGTCGGCGGAGCTCTCGACCTACCAGAACGGCCAGTTGATGGCGCAGATCTTCTGGGGGCTGTGGCTCTTGCCGTTCGGCTACCTGGTCTATCGCTCGGGGTTTCTCCCGAAGGCGCTCGGCGTGGTGCTGATGGTGGGCGGCGTCGGCTATGTCACGCACTTCGTGGCGACGATGCTGCTCCCCGGCTATCCGGAAATGGCGATTGTTCGCTGGATCCGGAAGCCGGCAGGGCTGGGTGAGATGGGCGCCGCGTTGTGGATGGCGGTGCGGGGAGCGGGAAGGACGCGGGCGGCGTGA